The Zingiber officinale cultivar Zhangliang chromosome 10A, Zo_v1.1, whole genome shotgun sequence genome contains a region encoding:
- the LOC122028249 gene encoding lysine histidine transporter 1-like, with the protein MVGAGVLSLPYAMSELGWGPGIAVMVISWIVTLYTLWQMVEMHEMVPGKRFDRYHELGQYAFGEKLGLYIVVPQQLIVEVGVCIVYMVTGGKSLKKFHDVICPDCKQIKLTFFIMIFASVHFVLSQLPNFNSISGVSLAAAVMSLSYSTIAWVASVDKGKQEHVEYGYKSDTQERTVMRFLAALGDVAFAYAGHNVVLEIQATIPSTPEKPSKKPMWKGVIVAYIVVALCYFPVAFVGYWAFGNGVEDNILVSLSRPHWLIAMANMMVVVHVIGSYQIYAMPVFDMMETVLVKRLRFPPGLTLRLITRSAYVAFTMFVGITFPFFGGLLSFFGGFAFAPTTYFLPCIMWLAIYKPRRFSLSWITNWICIILGVLLMILAPIGALRDIIGNIIDKQYKFYQ; encoded by the exons ATGGTTGGAGCTGGCGTCCTCAGTTTGCCTTACGCCATGTCCGAACTCGGATG GGGGCCTGGGATCGCCGTGATGGTCATCTCATGGATCGTGACCCTGTACACCCTATGGCAAATGGTGGAGATGCACGAGATGGTTCCCGGGAAGCGATTCGATCGGTACCACGAGCTGGGACAATATGCTTTCGGCGAGAAGCTAGGCCTTTACATCGTCGTTCCCCAGCAGCTGATTGTGGAAGTCGGAGTCTGCATCGTCTACATGGTCACCGGCGGCAAATCCCTCAAGAAGTTCCACGACGTCATCTGCCCTGACTGCAAGCAAATCAAGCTCACCTTTTTCATCATGATCTTCGCCTCTGTGCACTTTGTCCTCTCGCAGCTACCCAACTTCAACTCTATTTCTGGGGTTTCTCTGGCCGCTGCTGTCATGTCTCTCAG TTATTCTACCATTGCATGGGTGGCTTCGGTGGACAAGGGGAAGCAAGAGCATGTGGAATACGGTTACAAATCTGATACACAAGAAAGGACTGTGATGAGGTTCCTGGCGGCGCTGGGAGATGTGGCCTTCGCGTACGCCGGCCACAACGTGGTGCTGGAAATCCAAGCCACCATTCCTTCCACTCCCGAGAAGCCTTCCAAGAAGCCGATGTGGAAGGGCGTGATCGTCGCCTACATCGTCGTCGCCCTCTGCTACTTCCCTGTGGCTTTCGTCGGCTACTGGGCCTTCGGCAACGGAGTCGAGGACAACATCCTGGTCTCTCTAAGCAGACCGCACTGGCTAATTGCCATGGCCAACATGATGGTCGTCGTTCACGTGATCGGAAGCTACCAG ATCTACGCGATGCCTGTGTTCGACATGATGGAGACGGTGCTGGTCAAAAGGCTTCGCTTTCCTCCTGGTCTAACTCTTCGCCTGATAACACGAAGTGCTTATGTCG CATTCACCATGTTCGTCGGCATAACCTTCCCCTTCTTCGGCGGACTACTCTCTTTCTTCGGCGGATTCGCGTTCGCCCCGACCACATACTTC CTTCCTTGCATCATGTGGCTTGCTATTTACAAACCCAGAAGGTTTAGCTTATCTTGGATCACTAATTGG ATCTGCATAATTCTTGGGGTCCTGCTGATGATCTTGGCTCCTATTGGTGCATTGCGAGACATCATCGGAAACATAATAGACAAGCAATACAAGTTCTACCAATGA